Proteins from one Bacteroidota bacterium genomic window:
- a CDS encoding polyprenyl synthetase family protein — MKSFEKKYQKYKSLIDQKMYSCVRKNEPVSLYEPMKYVLSASGKRIRPLLIVLSCEAVGGTMNEAVNAAIAIEVLHNFTLVHDDIMDNAESRRGRATVHVRWDNNVAILVGDELVALAYRELLKTKSKAIAQVADVFTEGVVEVCEGQAYDKEFETLHDVSIDDYLLMIAKKTGKLFSVSSEIGALIGEGTEREIRALRSFGTYIGRAFQIQDDLLDVIADEKEFGKTIGGDIVEGKKTFLLIKAYERAQGKDKKLISSIIKHKGTSKKNIPLVKDLYERYDIIQLAKQSIDKDIRQANLQLEKLRDTPAREMLFWFSNMVLNRQF; from the coding sequence ATGAAATCGTTCGAAAAAAAATATCAAAAATACAAATCCTTAATCGATCAGAAAATGTATTCCTGCGTCCGGAAGAATGAACCGGTATCGCTCTATGAGCCGATGAAATATGTTCTTTCTGCCAGCGGGAAACGGATTCGTCCGCTGCTGATTGTTCTCTCCTGCGAAGCAGTCGGCGGGACAATGAACGAAGCGGTGAATGCAGCCATTGCTATTGAAGTGCTGCACAATTTTACGCTCGTGCACGATGATATTATGGATAATGCTGAATCACGGCGAGGGCGCGCAACCGTGCATGTGCGGTGGGATAATAATGTAGCGATCCTCGTCGGTGATGAACTAGTAGCACTGGCATATCGGGAATTGTTAAAAACGAAATCCAAAGCCATTGCACAAGTTGCTGATGTTTTTACGGAAGGCGTTGTGGAAGTATGCGAAGGTCAGGCATACGATAAGGAATTTGAAACATTGCACGATGTTTCCATTGATGATTACCTTTTGATGATCGCAAAAAAAACCGGAAAATTATTTTCTGTCTCTTCCGAGATCGGCGCACTGATAGGAGAGGGGACGGAACGCGAGATTCGAGCGCTCCGTTCTTTTGGGACCTATATCGGCCGTGCATTCCAAATTCAGGATGATCTTCTTGATGTGATAGCAGATGAAAAGGAGTTCGGCAAAACAATCGGCGGCGATATCGTGGAGGGGAAGAAAACATTCCTCTTGATTAAGGCCTATGAACGGGCGCAGGGGAAGGACAAGAAACTGATCAGTTCGATTATTAAGCATAAAGGGACTTCAAAAAAGAATATACCGTTGGTAAAGGATTTATACGAACGGTATGATATCATTCAACTTGCAAAGCAGTCCATAGACAAAGATATTCGCCAGGCGAATCTCCAGTTGGAAAAATTACGGGACACACCCGCACGCGAGATGCTCTTCTGGTTCTCCAATATGGTGTTGAACAGGCAGTTTTAA
- a CDS encoding HPr family phosphocarrier protein, with the protein MIEKDVTIKNRAGLHTRPAAALVKLAAQFQSEFFIYKDGFEINGKSIIGVMTLAAEQGSTLQLKFDGSDEQQAAQAVVGLFERGFDEV; encoded by the coding sequence ATGATTGAAAAAGATGTAACCATTAAAAACAGGGCAGGATTGCATACGCGGCCCGCGGCTGCGTTGGTAAAATTAGCAGCGCAATTTCAATCGGAGTTTTTCATCTACAAAGATGGATTTGAGATCAATGGGAAAAGTATTATTGGTGTGATGACATTGGCTGCGGAACAGGGCTCTACATTGCAACTGAAATTTGACGGTTCCGATGAGCAGCAGGCAGCGCAGGCTGTTGTTGGATTATTTGAACGAGGATTTGACGAAGTATAA
- the ptsP gene encoding phosphoenolpyruvate--protein phosphotransferase: MGQKNEIVLHGIPASPGIIIGKAYVFAKQAPRVEEKSIGENEISLELERLQHAVDRSEKELLKVLQLTEQKVGSQKAKIFEAQIMILSDSVLFGSIRKRIQNDLKSAEYVVHREISKYQQMMMNSSDEYMRERAHDVEDVKNRVIRNIQQEKLISRFEPNSIVVSEILTPADTVLFSRNEVLAYATDMGGVTSHAALLSRSLNIPSVVGLKVITKHVQVGDTIIVDGYTGNVTLHPTEETIARCIERKTEHEQFETRLKEIRELTAQTMDGKIVHLSCNIEFSDEAGNVHTQGSTGVGLYRTEGLFLRTENYPSEDEQYAEYRAVVEKSRPHKVVMRTLDIGGDKVVSNSTSEDNPFLGWRGIRLLLDRPEVFLTQLRAMLRASAYGEIWIMLPMISGIKEIRQSKEYLEIAKKELREKHVPFDENIKIGAMIEVPSAAILAGEIAEEVDFLSIGTNDLIQYLLAVDRGNEVVSSLYQEFHPAVIKTIRSIIMEAHRVGKPVSMCGEMAGDPIAILLLLGLGLDEFSMTPHILPEIKKIIRSVSCAEAEEIANRVLEMKTEDDIKDFLRVNLHTMVPELLLE, translated from the coding sequence ATGGGACAAAAGAACGAAATAGTACTTCATGGTATTCCGGCATCACCGGGAATAATTATTGGCAAAGCGTATGTTTTCGCCAAGCAGGCGCCGCGCGTTGAAGAAAAATCAATCGGGGAAAACGAAATCAGCCTTGAATTGGAACGGCTGCAGCATGCGGTGGATCGGTCCGAAAAGGAATTGCTGAAAGTGCTTCAGTTGACCGAGCAGAAAGTGGGTAGCCAGAAAGCAAAAATTTTTGAAGCGCAGATTATGATTTTGTCGGACTCAGTCTTGTTTGGATCGATCCGAAAACGGATCCAGAATGATTTGAAGAGCGCCGAATATGTAGTGCATCGCGAAATCTCGAAGTATCAGCAGATGATGATGAACTCATCCGATGAATATATGCGCGAGCGTGCACATGATGTTGAGGATGTAAAGAACAGAGTCATCAGAAATATTCAACAAGAAAAATTGATTTCACGTTTTGAGCCTAATTCGATTGTTGTTTCCGAAATACTCACACCTGCCGATACCGTGTTATTCAGCCGGAACGAAGTGCTGGCGTATGCCACGGATATGGGTGGAGTCACTTCTCACGCCGCACTGCTTTCTCGTTCGTTGAATATTCCTTCTGTCGTTGGACTGAAAGTGATCACTAAGCATGTTCAGGTGGGCGATACAATTATTGTTGATGGTTATACAGGAAACGTTACGCTTCATCCGACCGAGGAAACGATCGCGCGCTGTATTGAACGGAAAACAGAACACGAGCAATTTGAAACCCGGTTAAAAGAAATCCGTGAATTGACTGCTCAAACAATGGATGGAAAGATTGTCCATTTATCCTGCAATATTGAATTCAGTGACGAAGCCGGAAATGTTCATACGCAAGGCTCTACCGGCGTAGGATTGTACCGAACGGAAGGTCTCTTCTTGCGGACCGAAAACTATCCGAGTGAAGATGAGCAGTACGCAGAATATCGTGCTGTTGTAGAAAAATCTCGTCCGCATAAGGTCGTGATGCGAACGCTCGACATCGGCGGTGACAAGGTTGTGTCAAACTCCACTAGTGAAGATAATCCGTTCCTGGGATGGAGAGGGATCCGCCTATTACTGGATAGGCCGGAAGTATTTCTCACTCAGTTACGGGCAATGCTTCGCGCAAGCGCTTATGGCGAAATCTGGATCATGCTTCCGATGATCTCCGGCATTAAAGAGATTCGTCAGTCAAAGGAATATCTTGAGATTGCTAAAAAAGAACTGCGTGAAAAGCATGTTCCGTTCGACGAGAACATTAAGATCGGCGCCATGATCGAGGTTCCCTCTGCCGCAATTCTTGCAGGTGAAATCGCGGAGGAAGTTGACTTCCTGAGTATTGGAACGAACGATCTCATTCAATATTTGCTTGCAGTGGATAGAGGAAATGAAGTTGTCTCGTCACTGTATCAAGAATTTCATCCAGCTGTTATTAAAACAATCCGCTCCATTATTATGGAAGCACACCGTGTCGGAAAACCGGTGAGCATGTGTGGCGAAATGGCCGGCGATCCGATTGCTATTTTACTGCTGCTAGGATTAGGACTTGATGAATTCAGTATGACACCTCATATTCTTCCGGAAATTAAAAAGATCATCCGGTCGGTTTCTTGTGCGGAAGCGGAAGAAATTGCGAACAGAGTTCTTGAAATGAAAACGGAAGACGATATTAAAGATTTTCTCCGTGTAAATTTACACACCATGGTGCCTGAGTTGTTACTTGAATAA